Below is a window of Brachyspira hampsonii DNA.
TAAATCTATTTATAATGTTAGGATATGTTTTATAGAAGAAGCTCAAACTCTCACTCAAAGAAGTTATGAAATATTAGAGCCTTCAATAAGAGCAGAAAAAAGTGAAATATGGATTGCATTTAATCCTAGATTTGAAACAGATTTTATTTACAAAACAGTAATTAAATTTAACTTAGAAAATAAATTTTATACAGATAAAAATAATAATAAATACAATTATCAAGAATACGAAGATAGTAACATTTTAATCACATTTATAAATTATGATGGTAATTATTATTTCAGCGATATATTAAACAAATCAAGACTTTCCACTTTAAAACTCATGCCGAAAATGTATGATCATATCTGGCTTGGTAAAATCAAAAACAAACAAGGAAAAATATTTTTATATTCAAAACTAAAATTCTATGATGATAATTTGAATGGTTTAAATGATATAAAAGAGAAGATTAATGCTTCAGAACATAAAGCAATAGTTGATCCTGCATTTGGAGAATATAATTGTTTCACTTCAGCCATAATATATACACAAATAGGCGAAGATATTTATTTAATAGATGCAGGACTTATAAGAAACGATTCTAACTCTACAACAGATGAAAGTATAATAAATTTTCTATCAAATAAAAATATAAAAAAAATATTATGCGAAAGCAATTTTGCACAAAAGGAATTGGTAAAGAGATTAGAGAAACATTTTGAGGTTACTCCGTTTTATGTACATAAGAATAAGGCAGAAAGAATAATAAATGCAAGCTACTTGATATATGATAAAGTTTATTTTCCCAAAAGCTGGCAGAAAGTACCGGATGGCTCCGATACAGATAAATGGTTAAAAACGAATAATGGACGGGGGTATATAGCTTTAAGGCAGCTGCTTAATTTCGATGATTCACTTGCAGGAAGCTGTATTAAAGGAGATGTATTTAGTTATTTAGATTTTCCAGATGCTTTATCTAGTTTGATATTATTTGGTATTGAAGATATTATTTATGAAGAAAATGATGATAAATTAAATTTAGTTAATGCTATTTTTGGAGAATAGAAATTTATTTTAATTTAGAACTTTAATTACATACCCCGCCCTTTTATTTTTATAGCAATATTATAATTTAAAATATTAATTACATTTAAAGCCAATTTAGAAATAGAAGCACCCGCCCAAGTTTTATTTAAAATTTTGATTTATTTAACGCACGGTTAATCTAAATTATAAATATAATAAAAATTTGAATTGCAAATAAATATATATTTTTAATTTTATTCTGCGTGCGGCAGATATACCTATGAATTTAAAAAAATCTTGGGTGGGTTTCTATAATTACATTAAAAACTAAAAAGAACAATAATTTATAAATTACAGATTATACTAAAAAATATAGAGGGCGGGCAGATGTAATGAATTATAAAAGGGAAGCATTAATTAAAATACTTCCCCAAAATAAAAAACAATTATTAAAATTATAGCCAATTATTTACCGAAAACAGCCTCATAATCTTTTTTGAACTTTTCTATACCTTGATCAGTTAATGGATGTTTAGTCATCTGCTCTATAACATTATAAGGCACCGTAGCAATATCAGCACCGGCTAATGCACATTCTGTAACATGTATAGGATGCCTTACGCTTGCAGAAATAATTTCAGTTTCTATTGCATGAGTAGCAAAAATTTCTGAAATAGTTCTAATAAGTTCAAGACCGTCAGAAGATATATCATCAAGTCTTCCAATGAAAGGAGAAACATAAGTAGCCCCTGCTCTTGCTGCTAAAAGTGCCTGATTAGCAGAGAATATCAAAGTAACATTAGTTTTAATTCCTTCTTTAGATAATACTTTTACTGCTTTTAATCCTTCAGAAGTCATAGGAATTTTTACTACCATGTTTTTATGTATTTTAGCTATTTCTCTTGCCTCATCAATCATATCTTCAGCTTTAACAGTAGTAGCCTTAACTTCACCCGATATAGGACCATCAACTATAGTAGTAATTTCTTCTATAGTTTTTTTAAAATCTCTTCCTTCTTTAGCTATTAGAGATGGATTTGTAGTAACTCCGCAAATTACTCCCATATCATTAGCTTTTCTAATTTCATCAACATTTGCTGTATCTATAAAAAATTTCATTAAAAAATCCCCTTAATAAATTTTTGCGTTATTATATACCTTAAAACATATTTTATCAATATATAAATAATATAATCAGAAATTAACCTTATCAGGATGATGTCCGGATCCTCCAAAGTATTCCATAGCATTAATTGTTTTCATATCTTCATCGCTTATATCAAAGTCAAAAATTTCAGTATTTTCTTTTATACGAGAAGCAGTTACAGATTTAGGCAAAGGAAGAGTATTGTTTTGCAAACACCATCTTATGCAAAGCTGAGCTGCAGATTTATTATATTTAGAAGCTATTTCTTTTAATGTATTATTATCAAGCATTTTACCTGTTCCAAGCGGACTCCAAGCCTCTACTAATATATTATTATCATTGCAGTATTTATAAGTTTCTTCCTGCATAAAGCCAGGGTGAAACTCTATTTGATTAACCATAGGCTTAACTTCTGTTTCCATTAATGATTTTAAATGATGAGGCATGAAATTTGAACCCCCTATTGATTTTATCTTACCTTTTTTATAAAGCTCAGTCATAGCTTTCCAAGTTTCTAAATTAATATTATCCCAATCTTTAAATTTATTTACTGAAGCAGGCCAATGAATAAGATATAAATCTAAATAATCAATTTGTAAATTATTAATAGTTTTTTCAAAAGCATCTAATGTTGTTTTATATCCTCTGTCCTTATTCCAAACCTTACTTGTAATAAATAATTCGTTTCTGTTTATTTTGCTTTCTCTGACAGCTTTTCCAATGCTTTTTTCATTTCCATAAGCGGCAGCAGTATCAATATGCCTGTATCCGTAATTTATAGCTTCTATTACAGCTTTTACTGCAGTTTCACCGTCCGGAGTCTGCCAAGTACCGAATCCTATGCATGGAATTTTATATCCATTGCTTAATGTGAATGTGTCTTTTAAACTTTTAAAATCGTTCATTATATATTCTCCGCAATAATTTTTATTTAAATATTTATATATTATTATATAATAAATAAAAATATTATGCATAAAAAAATTTTAGGAAATTAATTTTATGAAAAAAATAGTTTGTTTAGGCGACAGCACCACTTACGGATATATGATTGGCAGGGATAAGGTTTGGACTAAAATTCTAAATGATAAATTTTCTGAAGAACATAAAGACATTAAATTTATAAATAAAGGTATTAATGGAGATATGATTTCAGGCATGCTTATTCGTTTTGATATGGATTGTATAAGAGAAAATGCTGACACTATTATTTTAATGGGAGGTGTTAATGATATATTTACCTGCAAGCATTTAGAAAAAATAGAGAATAATTTAATAAACATAGTAAATAAATCTTTAGAAAATAATATCGATATAATAGTATTTACTCCTATTTCTTTTGTTAAGGAGGCATTTTCTTTTTTTGAATCAAGCAATATAGAAGAGTTTGATAGTATTCTAAAAGAGTATGTTAATTTTATAAATGATTATACAAAAACAAATAATATAAAAAGTATAGATGTTTATAATTTATTTGTAAGTAAAATATTAAAAGAAAATCATTATTATGATATATTCTTTGACGGAGTCCATTTAAGTGAAAATGGACATAATGTATTTGCCTTAGAGATTCATAAAGAATTAAAAAAATATTTCTAATTGTTAAAATAAACTGACAAAATCTGTCATGAGTACATGCTAAATTAATAGTATCTTAATATATTTTGGGATACTAATTATGAATAAAAATAATAATAAAAAAATAGGTTTAGTATTAGACGGAGGCGGAGCTAAAGTAGCATATCATATAGGAGTTTTTAAAGCTTTAAAAGAACTTGATATTAGCAAATACATCTCTGCTATATCAGGTGCCTCTGTAGGAGCTTTGAATGCATGTCTATTTCCAATATATAATTTAAACTCTCAAATAGTAGAAAATATATGGCTCAATGAAGTTGAAGATAAAATATTAACTTTAAATCCGAATAAGGTTATAAACTCTTTTTTAAAAATAATAAAAAACTATATTAAGAATGCTTTAAATGAGATAATATCTG
It encodes the following:
- a CDS encoding phage terminase large subunit, with product MEIKFNILKPFEKWSNTDKRLKIAFGGRGGGKSESIARILIAKSFEIKGVILCSREIQKSIGYSTYPLLVSIIKELKLESFFNIKRNEIINKVTNCKFIFLGIRECSIEEIKSIYNVRICFIEEAQTLTQRSYEILEPSIRAEKSEIWIAFNPRFETDFIYKTVIKFNLENKFYTDKNNNKYNYQEYEDSNILITFINYDGNYYFSDILNKSRLSTLKLMPKMYDHIWLGKIKNKQGKIFLYSKLKFYDDNLNGLNDIKEKINASEHKAIVDPAFGEYNCFTSAIIYTQIGEDIYLIDAGLIRNDSNSTTDESIINFLSNKNIKKILCESNFAQKELVKRLEKHFEVTPFYVHKNKAERIINASYLIYDKVYFPKSWQKVPDGSDTDKWLKTNNGRGYIALRQLLNFDDSLAGSCIKGDVFSYLDFPDALSSLILFGIEDIIYEENDDKLNLVNAIFGE
- the fsa gene encoding fructose-6-phosphate aldolase, which codes for MKFFIDTANVDEIRKANDMGVICGVTTNPSLIAKEGRDFKKTIEEITTIVDGPISGEVKATTVKAEDMIDEAREIAKIHKNMVVKIPMTSEGLKAVKVLSKEGIKTNVTLIFSANQALLAARAGATYVSPFIGRLDDISSDGLELIRTISEIFATHAIETEIISASVRHPIHVTECALAGADIATVPYNVIEQMTKHPLTDQGIEKFKKDYEAVFGK
- a CDS encoding aldo/keto reductase, translating into MNDFKSLKDTFTLSNGYKIPCIGFGTWQTPDGETAVKAVIEAINYGYRHIDTAAAYGNEKSIGKAVRESKINRNELFITSKVWNKDRGYKTTLDAFEKTINNLQIDYLDLYLIHWPASVNKFKDWDNINLETWKAMTELYKKGKIKSIGGSNFMPHHLKSLMETEVKPMVNQIEFHPGFMQEETYKYCNDNNILVEAWSPLGTGKMLDNNTLKEIASKYNKSAAQLCIRWCLQNNTLPLPKSVTASRIKENTEIFDFDISDEDMKTINAMEYFGGSGHHPDKVNF
- a CDS encoding GDSL-type esterase/lipase family protein — protein: MKKIVCLGDSTTYGYMIGRDKVWTKILNDKFSEEHKDIKFINKGINGDMISGMLIRFDMDCIRENADTIILMGGVNDIFTCKHLEKIENNLINIVNKSLENNIDIIVFTPISFVKEAFSFFESSNIEEFDSILKEYVNFINDYTKTNNIKSIDVYNLFVSKILKENHYYDIFFDGVHLSENGHNVFALEIHKELKKYF